The Haloarchaeobius amylolyticus genome window below encodes:
- the glyS gene encoding glycine--tRNA ligase encodes MTETATVVELAKRRGYFFQSSRAYGGVSGFYTYGPKGAALKENIEDTWRERFTLKEGNFEVDAPIVMPEPVFEASGHLDGFDDMLVECPECHASHRADHIIEDNTDIEEAESLPIPEVENLLAEHELTCPNCGADLAGQAIEEFNLMFETSIGPGSSQPGYLRPETAQGIFVEFPQLKEYARNQLPFGVTQIGPAYRNEISPRKSLLRLREFTQAELELFIDPEEDEPTLDAVRDVEAPLYSAEMQEEDGAEPVTMTIGDAVDEGIIADAWVAYYLGLAKQWYDRIGIDMAKFRFRQHLPGELAHYAADCWDAEALVDDDWIELAGFANRGDYDLSKHGSYSDDDFTLFKQYDEPRHVERATVDPDMSYLGPEFGGAAGDIAEALQTLAERDRSAFDGDSVEVEVDGEAYEVPTEHVNFDVSEETEAGEHIVPHVIEPSFGVDRALYTVVHHAYREDEVEGEERSYLALAPEVAPTFVGVFPLTSKDGLPEKAQSVATDLRERGLSVAYDDSGSIGRRYRRQDEVGTPFCVTLDGDPTGTATIRERDSTEQVRVDLDDLGDVLTDLRTGARTFDDL; translated from the coding sequence ATGACTGAGACGGCGACCGTCGTCGAGCTCGCCAAGCGCCGCGGCTACTTCTTCCAGTCGAGCCGCGCCTACGGTGGCGTCTCCGGCTTCTACACGTACGGTCCGAAGGGCGCGGCCCTCAAGGAGAACATCGAGGACACCTGGCGCGAGCGCTTCACGCTCAAGGAGGGTAACTTCGAGGTCGACGCGCCCATCGTGATGCCCGAGCCGGTGTTCGAGGCGTCCGGCCACCTCGATGGCTTCGACGACATGCTCGTCGAGTGCCCGGAGTGCCACGCGAGCCACCGTGCCGACCACATCATCGAGGACAACACGGACATCGAGGAGGCCGAGAGCCTGCCGATTCCGGAGGTCGAGAACCTGCTCGCCGAACACGAGCTGACCTGTCCGAACTGCGGTGCGGACCTCGCGGGCCAGGCCATCGAGGAGTTCAACCTGATGTTCGAGACGAGCATCGGCCCCGGCTCCTCCCAGCCCGGCTACCTGCGCCCGGAGACGGCACAGGGCATCTTCGTGGAGTTCCCACAGCTCAAGGAGTACGCCCGCAACCAGCTCCCCTTCGGCGTGACACAGATCGGTCCGGCCTACCGCAACGAGATATCCCCGCGCAAGTCACTGCTCCGGCTGCGCGAGTTCACGCAGGCCGAACTCGAGCTGTTCATCGACCCCGAGGAGGACGAGCCGACGCTCGACGCGGTGCGCGACGTCGAGGCACCGCTGTACTCCGCCGAGATGCAGGAGGAAGACGGCGCCGAACCCGTCACGATGACCATCGGCGACGCGGTCGACGAGGGCATCATCGCGGACGCGTGGGTCGCGTACTACCTCGGCCTCGCCAAGCAGTGGTACGACCGCATCGGCATCGACATGGCGAAGTTCCGCTTCCGCCAGCACCTGCCGGGCGAACTCGCCCACTACGCGGCGGACTGCTGGGACGCCGAGGCGCTGGTCGACGACGACTGGATCGAACTCGCCGGCTTCGCGAACCGCGGCGACTACGACCTCTCGAAGCACGGCAGCTACAGCGACGACGACTTCACGCTGTTCAAGCAGTACGACGAGCCCAGACACGTCGAGCGCGCGACGGTCGACCCCGACATGAGCTACCTCGGCCCCGAGTTCGGCGGCGCGGCCGGCGACATCGCCGAGGCACTGCAGACGCTCGCCGAGCGCGACCGGAGCGCCTTCGACGGCGACAGCGTCGAGGTCGAGGTCGACGGCGAGGCCTACGAGGTGCCGACCGAGCACGTCAACTTCGACGTGAGCGAGGAGACCGAGGCCGGCGAGCACATCGTCCCGCACGTCATCGAGCCGTCGTTCGGCGTCGACCGGGCACTGTACACGGTCGTCCACCACGCCTACCGTGAGGACGAGGTCGAGGGCGAGGAGCGCAGCTACCTCGCGCTCGCCCCCGAGGTCGCCCCGACGTTCGTCGGCGTCTTCCCGCTGACGAGCAAGGACGGCCTGCCCGAGAAAGCGCAGTCGGTCGCGACCGACCTGCGCGAGCGCGGCCTCTCGGTCGCCTACGACGACTCCGGCTCCATCGGTCGGCGCTACCGGCGGCAGGACGAGGTCGGCACCCCGTTCTGCGTGACGCTGGACGGCGACCCGACCGGTACGGCGACCATCCGCGAGCGCGACTCGACCGAGCAGGTCCGCGTCGACCTCGACGACCTCGGCGACGTGCTGACCGACCTCCGAACCGGCGCCCGGACCTTCGACGACCTCTGA
- a CDS encoding dolichol kinase: MRDEVARRLVHASGAVLPTAYLVSQLDGVPTIGWRAVQGFLVLAVVVALVLEAVRLFVGLDWAIFDKLTREYEQDNLAGYALYMLGGAFAGLLFPPEVAIPAMYMLTIGDPISGLLSSGELRAVKRPRVLVAMFLVSLAFALAFLPAVAAIAAAVAATLADGVKPVVAGYVIDDNLTIPIAATVTAWVMLALTGTVPV; encoded by the coding sequence ATGCGTGACGAGGTGGCCCGGCGACTGGTGCACGCGAGCGGTGCGGTCCTGCCGACCGCGTACCTCGTGAGCCAGCTCGACGGCGTGCCGACCATCGGCTGGCGCGCGGTCCAGGGGTTCCTGGTCCTCGCGGTGGTGGTCGCACTCGTCCTCGAAGCCGTACGGCTGTTCGTCGGACTCGACTGGGCCATCTTCGACAAGCTCACCCGTGAGTACGAGCAGGACAACCTGGCGGGCTACGCCCTGTACATGCTCGGCGGAGCGTTCGCCGGGTTGCTGTTCCCGCCCGAGGTGGCCATCCCCGCGATGTACATGCTGACCATCGGCGACCCCATCAGCGGCCTGCTCTCCTCGGGCGAGTTGCGGGCGGTCAAGCGCCCGCGGGTGCTGGTGGCGATGTTCCTCGTCAGCCTCGCGTTCGCGCTCGCGTTCCTGCCGGCGGTCGCGGCCATCGCGGCCGCCGTCGCGGCGACGCTGGCCGACGGGGTGAAACCGGTCGTCGCGGGCTACGTCATCGACGACAACCTCACCATCCCCATCGCGGCCACGGTCACCGCCTGGGTGATGCTGGCACTGACGGGGACGGTGCCGGTCTGA
- a CDS encoding DUF7555 family protein produces MSETPPEILAVKRLARKTVEAVVYGLVVTLLVAGSSAFLELSGRGTLYTTKHVLFWLGFALLAYASFQLRPPSPRGSDQPYSDLLTAGDDRQRKADTTVGGRRETRLERLVSWLPPVRWVALPPDDRFSVNAKLLLASVFMLLLSMAMEFVFGIAQPGAA; encoded by the coding sequence ATGAGCGAGACGCCGCCCGAGATACTGGCCGTGAAACGGCTGGCACGGAAGACCGTCGAAGCCGTCGTGTACGGCCTCGTGGTGACCCTGCTGGTCGCCGGGTCGTCGGCCTTCCTCGAGCTCTCCGGGCGGGGGACGCTCTACACCACCAAACACGTCCTGTTCTGGCTCGGGTTCGCCCTGCTCGCGTACGCCTCGTTCCAGCTCCGGCCACCCTCACCCAGGGGGTCGGACCAGCCGTACAGCGACCTGCTCACCGCGGGCGACGACCGCCAGCGGAAGGCCGACACGACCGTCGGTGGGCGACGCGAGACGCGCCTCGAACGGCTGGTCTCGTGGCTCCCGCCGGTCCGGTGGGTCGCGCTCCCGCCGGACGACCGCTTCTCGGTCAACGCGAAACTGCTGCTCGCGTCGGTGTTCATGCTGCTGCTGTCGATGGCGATGGAGTTCGTCTTCGGCATCGCACAGCCCGGCGCGGCCTGA
- a CDS encoding CBS domain-containing protein, translated as MNVADAMTPRSELVTVELPGTRDDVLSYLQEHGFSSVPVVKQTEDGEEYRGLVSRDSLIERPDEDQLALLMEDVPTTTDDTSLADVARLMVEERARRVPVVDGELEGIVTVTDVVHAIARGDAETDAVVGDLATKDVNTTYTGTPLPVAERELYYANVPYAVVLDDECDMAGMLTEVDIIEVARIVEGEDDTGESIANEDDEWMWEGIKAVGGRYLPTRNVEIPAEPVEEFMTADLVTVSTKKTAEETAQLLIRHDIEQIPMVSGDQLVGIVRDLNLLEALYD; from the coding sequence ATGAACGTAGCCGACGCGATGACCCCCCGCTCCGAGCTGGTCACGGTCGAGTTGCCCGGTACCCGCGACGACGTGTTGTCGTACCTGCAGGAGCACGGGTTCTCTTCGGTCCCGGTCGTGAAACAGACCGAAGACGGCGAGGAGTACCGCGGTCTCGTCTCACGTGACAGCCTCATTGAGCGACCCGACGAGGACCAGTTGGCGCTCCTGATGGAGGACGTGCCGACGACGACCGACGACACGAGCCTCGCGGACGTCGCCCGCCTGATGGTCGAGGAACGCGCCCGTCGCGTCCCGGTCGTCGACGGCGAACTGGAAGGCATCGTCACGGTCACCGACGTGGTCCACGCCATCGCCCGCGGCGACGCCGAGACCGACGCCGTCGTCGGCGACCTCGCCACGAAGGACGTGAACACCACCTACACCGGCACGCCGCTCCCCGTCGCCGAGCGCGAGCTCTACTACGCGAACGTCCCCTACGCGGTCGTCCTCGACGACGAGTGCGACATGGCCGGCATGCTCACCGAGGTCGACATCATCGAGGTCGCCCGCATCGTCGAGGGCGAGGACGACACCGGCGAGTCCATCGCCAACGAGGACGACGAGTGGATGTGGGAGGGCATCAAGGCGGTCGGCGGCCGCTACCTCCCGACCCGGAACGTCGAGATCCCCGCCGAGCCGGTCGAGGAGTTCATGACCGCGGACCTGGTGACGGTCTCGACGAAGAAGACCGCCGAGGAGACCGCCCAGTTGCTCATCCGTCACGACATCGAGCAGATTCCGATGGTCTCCGGCGACCAGCTGGTGGGCATCGTGCGCGACCTGAACCTGCTGGAGGCGCTGTATGACTGA
- a CDS encoding ABC transporter ATP-binding protein produces the protein MSKQAMSHAQESVQEESMIEIRNLKTYYPGGGLISDEPVKAVDGVSFDIQRGETLGLVGESGCGKSTLGRTLVQLEDATAGVSRFHKPDVVERMANTFGRRTVMLAEIYDSNDPVDLVTKLFADGVEPGAVARETGYENVSADEIDAAQFVNEQNLTVQDIVDEGFGARLGLFGEKDFVFVEDGHRDGDQIRVDEGYIDVTAAPGRALKKLRGRQLGIVFQDPESSLNDRMTVGEIIREPLDVHNWGDPQERRQRVRELLETVGLRPEHYYRYPHQFSGGQRQRIGIARSLALEPDFLVLDEPVSALDVSVQAKILNLLEDLQQEFGLTYLFIAHDLSVVRHICDRVAVMYLGNIMEIGPTDGLFENPGNPYTHSLLSAIPEPDPTSKKDRITLRGTPPSPRDPPVGCPFSTRCPVKIRPDDYEHLDDELWERIEIFREVVRERTRADRSLTDRAKELLGQQTRFSDITEITDELFDDVDVPSEVSEHLRQASNHIEKGHDNKAREYLFEQFGSTCDTDKPKHHVVSDDGRTSFCHRHQDRYDEPAVAFDQLHD, from the coding sequence ATGAGCAAGCAAGCGATGTCCCACGCCCAGGAGTCAGTACAGGAAGAGTCCATGATCGAGATCCGCAACCTGAAGACGTACTACCCGGGTGGCGGACTCATCAGCGACGAACCGGTGAAGGCAGTCGACGGCGTGAGCTTCGACATCCAGCGGGGTGAGACGCTCGGGCTGGTCGGCGAGTCGGGGTGTGGGAAGTCGACGCTCGGGCGGACGCTGGTCCAGCTCGAAGACGCGACCGCGGGGGTCAGCCGCTTCCACAAGCCCGACGTGGTCGAGCGGATGGCCAACACGTTCGGTCGCCGGACGGTCATGCTGGCGGAGATATACGACTCGAACGACCCGGTCGACCTCGTGACCAAGCTCTTCGCCGACGGCGTGGAGCCGGGCGCGGTCGCTCGCGAGACCGGCTACGAGAACGTCAGCGCGGACGAGATCGACGCCGCACAGTTCGTCAACGAGCAGAACCTCACGGTGCAGGACATCGTCGACGAAGGGTTCGGTGCCCGACTCGGCCTGTTCGGCGAGAAGGACTTCGTGTTCGTCGAGGACGGCCACCGCGACGGGGACCAGATCCGCGTCGACGAGGGCTACATCGACGTGACGGCCGCACCCGGCCGGGCGCTGAAGAAGCTCCGTGGCCGCCAGCTCGGTATCGTCTTCCAGGACCCCGAGTCGAGCCTCAACGACCGCATGACGGTCGGGGAGATCATCCGCGAGCCCCTCGACGTCCACAACTGGGGCGACCCCCAGGAACGACGTCAGCGCGTCCGCGAACTGCTCGAGACCGTCGGGCTGCGCCCGGAGCACTACTACCGCTACCCGCACCAGTTCTCCGGCGGGCAGCGCCAGCGCATCGGTATCGCCCGGTCGCTCGCGCTCGAACCGGACTTCCTGGTGCTGGACGAGCCGGTGTCGGCACTGGACGTGTCCGTGCAGGCGAAGATCCTCAACCTGCTGGAAGACCTCCAGCAGGAGTTCGGGCTCACCTACCTGTTCATCGCCCACGACCTCTCCGTCGTCCGGCACATCTGTGACCGGGTCGCCGTGATGTACCTCGGCAACATCATGGAGATCGGGCCGACCGACGGCCTGTTCGAGAACCCGGGGAACCCGTACACGCACTCGCTGCTGTCGGCCATCCCGGAACCGGACCCGACCTCGAAGAAGGACCGCATCACGCTGCGTGGCACGCCGCCGAGCCCGCGCGACCCGCCGGTCGGCTGTCCGTTCAGCACGCGCTGTCCGGTCAAGATCCGACCCGACGACTACGAGCACCTCGACGACGAGCTCTGGGAGCGCATCGAGATCTTCCGCGAGGTCGTCCGCGAGCGGACCCGGGCGGACCGGTCGCTCACCGACCGCGCGAAGGAGCTGCTCGGCCAGCAGACGCGGTTCTCCGACATCACGGAGATCACCGACGAGCTGTTCGACGACGTGGACGTGCCCTCGGAGGTGTCCGAACACCTGCGACAGGCGTCGAACCACATCGAGAAGGGCCACGACAACAAGGCCCGCGAGTACCTCTTCGAGCAGTTCGGCAGCACGTGTGACACGGACAAGCCCAAGCACCACGTCGTCAGCGACGACGGGCGCACGAGCTTCTGTCACCGTCACCAGGACCGCTACGACGAACCTGCCGTCGCGTTCGACCAGCTCCACGACTGA
- a CDS encoding DUF7529 family protein produces the protein MPDVPESGEDVDYAERIASNADVLSNAWEQALEEMELLAEQRREEGWEAVTVMAANTAPRNRRAGDDDDNRFGLVFVVPSNMGEDFSEAFEGKEFPQYEVYRREMNGNVFLVVEYMDPETETAIYIGSQYELRHAAGMVHDAEEEGEFYTYVQTLPGDILGVFKHDSHEKFVPHAERIDDWSPPAPGPGDVEQN, from the coding sequence ATGCCAGACGTGCCCGAGTCCGGTGAGGACGTGGATTACGCCGAGCGAATCGCGAGCAACGCGGACGTCCTCTCCAACGCGTGGGAACAGGCACTCGAGGAGATGGAGTTGCTGGCCGAGCAGCGCCGCGAGGAGGGGTGGGAGGCCGTCACGGTCATGGCGGCGAACACGGCTCCGCGGAACCGCCGGGCAGGTGACGACGACGACAACCGCTTCGGGCTGGTGTTCGTCGTCCCCTCGAACATGGGCGAGGACTTCAGCGAGGCCTTCGAGGGCAAGGAGTTCCCGCAGTACGAGGTGTACCGCCGCGAGATGAACGGGAACGTCTTCCTCGTCGTCGAGTACATGGACCCCGAGACGGAGACGGCCATCTACATCGGCAGCCAGTACGAGCTGCGTCATGCGGCCGGGATGGTCCACGACGCCGAGGAGGAGGGCGAGTTCTACACCTACGTCCAGACGCTCCCGGGCGACATCCTGGGCGTGTTCAAGCACGACTCCCACGAGAAGTTCGTCCCGCACGCCGAGCGCATCGACGACTGGAGCCCGCCCGCCCCCGGTCCGGGCGACGTCGAGCAGAACTGA